In a single window of the Mugil cephalus isolate CIBA_MC_2020 chromosome 6, CIBA_Mcephalus_1.1, whole genome shotgun sequence genome:
- the nrl gene encoding neural retina-specific leucine zipper protein isoform X2 — MTSPSLPMPSLPPSPLAMEYLNDFDLLKFEVKSDTPLLPTPCAYPKSGLPQDPSSSPYTSHPPQDSSLSSSPYNSLPPSPTLSDAHPPPSGSSSLSSSSSSISFPLSISNSFTSSISSGSQGNVEGSPAHGGPQGPTPASLEDLIWLAALQQQFGGEVTGPATLLGALGGVPERGDRDRGPVNGFLGCEDAVEALLNSAAAAVSSQFPGLSQSSSSNLGDSGSDSGGDISCAKAADMCHRPLVFLSSAPPSLPNAAPTSAPYPQPLSPQGRLHHHQHHHHQHHHHHSMHGNHHHHHHPQCGVNERFSDEQLVSLSVRELNRHLRGVSKDEVVRLKQKRRTLKNRGYAQSCRYKRLQHRHALESEKHVLTQQLEQLQCELTRVLRERDTYKARYEKLLSANHSTGGDAPQTRTSNPPSPPPDYFL; from the exons aTGACCTCACCTTCCCTCCCCATGCCTTCTCTCCCCCCCAGCCCCTTGGCCATGGAGTACCTGAATGACTTTGACCTCCTCAAGTTTGAGGTGAAATCTGACACTCCTCTGCTCCCGACTCCATGCGCGTACCCCAAATCTGGCCTCCCCCAAGACCCCTCCAGCTCGCCGTACACCAGCCACCCTCCGCAGGACTCCAGTTTGAGCTCCAGCCCTTACAACTCGCTGCCGCCCTCGCCGACGCTCAGCGACGCCCACCCGCCGCCTTCGGGCTCTTCTTCCCtctcatcgtcctcctcctccatttcctTCCCCCTCTCCATATCCAACAGCTTCACCTCCAGCATCAGCTCTGGCTCTCAGGGGAACGTGGAGGGCAGCCCGGCCCACGGCGGCCCCCAGGGTCCCACGCCAGCCTCGTTGGAGGACCTGATCTGGCTGGCGGCGCTACAGCAGCAGTTCGGAGGCGAGGTGACGGGGCCCGCCACTCTGCTGGGAGCCCTGGGAGGCGTGCCGGAGCgaggggacagagacagagggccGGTGAATGGCTTTCTGGGCTGTGAGGATGCGGTGGAGGCTTTGTTGAATTCGGCCGCTGCAGCTGTCAGCTCACAG TTCCCAGGTCTCTCTCAGAGTTCGAGCAGCAACCTGGGAGACTCCGGCAGCGACAGCGGAGGCGACATCTCCTGCGCCAAGGCGGCGGACATGTGCCACCGCCCGCTCGTCTTCCTGTCGTCTGCGCCTCCCTCGCTCCCCAACGCCGCCCCTACCTCCGCCCCCTACCCGCAGCCCCTGAGCCCCCAGGGCCgccttcaccaccaccagcatcaccaccaccagcatcaCCACCATCACTCCATGCACggcaaccaccaccaccaccaccacccacaa TGCGGGGTGAACGAGCGTTTCTCTGACGAGCAGCTGGTGAGCCTGTCGGTGCGCGAGCTGAACCGACACCTGCGCGGCGTGAGCAAGGACGAGGTGGTCCGCCTGAAGCAGAAGCGGCGCACGCTGAAGAACCGCGGCTACGCCCAGTCCTGCCGCTACAAGCGCCTGCAGCACCGCCACGCTCTGGAGTCGGAGAAGCACGTGCTCACGCAACAG TTGGAACAGCTACAGTGTGAGCTGACTCGAGTgctgagggagagagacacGTACAAGGCTCGCTACGAGAAGCTGCTCAGCGCCAACCACAGCACCGGCGGAGACGCCCCACAGACCCGCACTAGCAACCCACCTTCTCCGCCCCCCGACTACTTCCTCTGA
- the nrl gene encoding neural retina-specific leucine zipper protein isoform X1, protein MTSPSLPMPSLPPSPLAMEYLNDFDLLKFEVKSDTPLLPTPCAYPKSGLPQDPSSSPYTSHPPQDSSLSSSPYNSLPPSPTLSDAHPPPSGSSSLSSSSSSISFPLSISNSFTSSISSGSQGNVEGSPAHGGPQGPTPASLEDLIWLAALQQQFGGEVTGPATLLGALGGVPERGDRDRGPVNGFLGCEDAVEALLNSAAAAVSSQFPGLSQSSSSNLGDSGSDSGGDISCAKAADMCHRPLVFLSSAPPSLPNAAPTSAPYPQPLSPQGRLHHHQHHHHQHHHHHSMHGNHHHHHHPQVSQCGVNERFSDEQLVSLSVRELNRHLRGVSKDEVVRLKQKRRTLKNRGYAQSCRYKRLQHRHALESEKHVLTQQLEQLQCELTRVLRERDTYKARYEKLLSANHSTGGDAPQTRTSNPPSPPPDYFL, encoded by the exons aTGACCTCACCTTCCCTCCCCATGCCTTCTCTCCCCCCCAGCCCCTTGGCCATGGAGTACCTGAATGACTTTGACCTCCTCAAGTTTGAGGTGAAATCTGACACTCCTCTGCTCCCGACTCCATGCGCGTACCCCAAATCTGGCCTCCCCCAAGACCCCTCCAGCTCGCCGTACACCAGCCACCCTCCGCAGGACTCCAGTTTGAGCTCCAGCCCTTACAACTCGCTGCCGCCCTCGCCGACGCTCAGCGACGCCCACCCGCCGCCTTCGGGCTCTTCTTCCCtctcatcgtcctcctcctccatttcctTCCCCCTCTCCATATCCAACAGCTTCACCTCCAGCATCAGCTCTGGCTCTCAGGGGAACGTGGAGGGCAGCCCGGCCCACGGCGGCCCCCAGGGTCCCACGCCAGCCTCGTTGGAGGACCTGATCTGGCTGGCGGCGCTACAGCAGCAGTTCGGAGGCGAGGTGACGGGGCCCGCCACTCTGCTGGGAGCCCTGGGAGGCGTGCCGGAGCgaggggacagagacagagggccGGTGAATGGCTTTCTGGGCTGTGAGGATGCGGTGGAGGCTTTGTTGAATTCGGCCGCTGCAGCTGTCAGCTCACAG TTCCCAGGTCTCTCTCAGAGTTCGAGCAGCAACCTGGGAGACTCCGGCAGCGACAGCGGAGGCGACATCTCCTGCGCCAAGGCGGCGGACATGTGCCACCGCCCGCTCGTCTTCCTGTCGTCTGCGCCTCCCTCGCTCCCCAACGCCGCCCCTACCTCCGCCCCCTACCCGCAGCCCCTGAGCCCCCAGGGCCgccttcaccaccaccagcatcaccaccaccagcatcaCCACCATCACTCCATGCACggcaaccaccaccaccaccaccacccacaaGTCAGTCAG TGCGGGGTGAACGAGCGTTTCTCTGACGAGCAGCTGGTGAGCCTGTCGGTGCGCGAGCTGAACCGACACCTGCGCGGCGTGAGCAAGGACGAGGTGGTCCGCCTGAAGCAGAAGCGGCGCACGCTGAAGAACCGCGGCTACGCCCAGTCCTGCCGCTACAAGCGCCTGCAGCACCGCCACGCTCTGGAGTCGGAGAAGCACGTGCTCACGCAACAG TTGGAACAGCTACAGTGTGAGCTGACTCGAGTgctgagggagagagacacGTACAAGGCTCGCTACGAGAAGCTGCTCAGCGCCAACCACAGCACCGGCGGAGACGCCCCACAGACCCGCACTAGCAACCCACCTTCTCCGCCCCCCGACTACTTCCTCTGA
- the LOC125008849 gene encoding GTP-binding protein REM 2-like, giving the protein MPTDVPQDRLNNEDNATKCDSMTLSSTPNVRRGSTPLPIKHQLRREEAVHDDCDWTSGAAGPSASPISFSPAMDDTLAVALEGRHDGPLRIALLGQNGVGKSSLAIALAGDMDRTASVDSDGEGYVRTVTVDDEDSTIIIYDNWRQDLSALQCEVCVLVFSVTDRRSFHRTAQLRLLLRETQPQTPIILVGNKSDLVRRREVTAQEAVSSAALFNCLYLEISASLDHRTPELLDCAVRLARGQPPWPPGSSAEDMSGGGQRESITSRAKRFLSSLVPRYPREREAGKFLRQKSRSCHDLGAL; this is encoded by the exons ATGCCGACAGATGTGCCCCAAGACAGGCTCAACAACGAGGACAATGCGACTAAG tgTGACAGTATGACTCTGTCCAGCACCCCAAATGTTCGCAGAGGAAGTACTCCTCTGCCAATTAAGCACCAGCTCAGGCGTGAAGAAGCCGTCCATGATGACTGCGACTGGACATCAGGTGCAGCGGGACCTTCTGCTTCACCAATCAGTTTCAGCCCTGCCATGGATGACACCCTGGCTGTGGCTTTGGAGGGCAGACACGACGGGCCCTTAAGGATCGCCCTGCTGGGGCAGAACGGCGTCGGGAAGTCGTCTCTGGCCATCGCCCTCGCCGGGGACATGGACAGGACTGCGTCGGTGGATTCCGACG GGGAGGGTTATGTGCGCACAGTCACAGTGGATGATGAGGACAGCACCATCATTATCTATGACAACTGGAGACAG GACCTGTCGGCTCTGCAGTGCGAGGTGTGCGTCCTGGTGTTTTCAGTGACTGACAGGCGCAGTTTTCACCGCACTGCCCAACTCCGACTCCTCCTGAGAGAGACTCAGCCCCAAACTCCCATTATCCTCGTCGGTAATAAGTCTGACCTCGTTCGCAGGCGTGAAGTCACCGCTCAAG AGGCCGTGTCGAGCGCCGCACTCTTTAACTGCCTGTATCTGGAGATCTCTGCCTCCCTGGATCACCGTACCCCAGAGCTTCTGGATTGCGCAGTGCGACTAGCCAGGGGCCAGCCCCCCTGGCCTCCGGGCAGCAGCGCGGAAGACATGAGCGGAGGGGGCCAACGTGAAAGCATCACCTCACGTGCCAAACGTTTCCTGTCCAGCCTGGTGCCCCGCTACCCACGGGAGCGAGAAGCGGGCAAGTTCCTCAGGCAGAAGTCTCGCTCGTGCCACGACCTGGGGGCGCTGTGA
- the paics gene encoding multifunctional protein ADE2 translates to MERGAERQRGGEMEVVEEKGSVEMQWGEAEVLALISVWNELGAQHVAESRNKFELISERLRRLSVIRGWKQCQAKSRSLGLQSKKPDAAAGTSANYSPGMDGKSLEGWKEEVDGVGSQRGIFASSVTIPMQEGAKIQTHPTVAYTPNVAEEGGRHWTDDEVRALLCVWADRRIQERLKCTLRNKSIFQEMSRQMQRNYGVVRNWKQCRTKYKNLKYDYKTAKSAHAAGGSGAGGPGKYMKFFDEVEAILLDRGLENGTVEMQRRLYTEEMAACMLKAPGAHTGQGPPSEGEVVIEIDDGMYSVHNASRGFGLKARKSFFFSIFSDDNSDDYDIDGDVETKWKGADARLLHADSSSSDQLNVVTVSDTGRNWSDQEVQALIQVWSDERICRQLESSTRKRDIFVQISKRLLQQGIERDWKQCHTKYKNLKYLYRSLQRGKTDEVDPRRLMRFYDEVDSIMSQIKSSSPRDIGGADSADSSRLTVLEGFEENKHLSSFLTKATVGTAATGDVEERTISCDSSVARDVSNTGDLRQRCLDRHHRLSSASETRPEIVDTCSAGRGMKRKAVDPDPTLQTPVKRLDIGPDFACKGAGQVKEEPGHFPIINSVCSMATPNLSPERQVIPANAVKTEETLLPQVVGMQMCSTQPKTPHSSPIPFSSNSIPPTSSAPGPPEDCSRPISAMASTPELNIGKKLNEGKTKQIFELVDQPGLVLVQSKDQITAGNAVRKDQMEGKAAIANKTTSSVFQLLQESGIKTAFVKQHSDTAFIAAHCEMIPIEWVCRRVATGSFLKRNPGVKEGYRFSPLKMEMFFKDDANNDPQWSEEQLLEAKFSLAGLTIGQCEVDIMNRSTVAIFEILEKAWATQNCTLVDMKIEFGVNVKTQEIVLADVIDNDSWRLWPAGDRSQQKDKQVYRDLKEVTPEAMQMVKRNFEWVSERVKLLLESQASGRVVVLMGSTSDMAHCEKIRKACTSYGISCILRVTSAHKGPDETLRIKAEYEGDGVPTVFVAVAGRSNGLGPVMSGNTAYPVINCPPLTPDWGAQDVWSSLRMPSGLGCSTILSPEAAAQFAAQIFGLTDHLVWCKLRASMLNTWVSLKLADKKLQACSL, encoded by the exons AtggagagaggagcagaaagacaaagaggaggtgaaatggaggtggtggaggagaagggcTCAGTGGAAATGCAGTGGGGGGAGGCAGAAGTGCTGGCTCTCATATCAGTGTGGAACGAGCTTGGGGCTCAGCACGTAGCAGAGAGCAGAAATAAATTTGAGTTGATCTCAGAGCGTCTGAGGCGGCTCAGCGTTATACGCGGCTGGAAGCAGTGCCAGGCCAAGAGCAGGAGCCTGGGACTTCAGAGCAAGAAGCCTGACGCAGCAGCAGGCACGTCAGCAAACTACAGCCCAGGAATGGATGGGAAGTCGCTGGAGGGCTGGAAGGAAGAGGTGGATGGTGTGGGTAGTCAAAGAGGAATCTTCGCTTCCTCAGTCACTATCCCAATGCAGGAAG gAGCCAAGATTCAGACCCACCCAACTGTTGCCTACACTCCGAACGTGGCCGAGGAGGGGGGTCGCCACTGGACAGACGACGAGGTGCGGGCACTGTTGTGCGTCTGGGCCGACCGGCGCATTCAGGAGCGCTTGAAGTGCACCCTGCGCAACAAGTCAATCTTCCAGGAGATGTCCCGCCAGATGCAGAGAAACTACGGGGTGGTCCGCAACTGGAAGCAGTGTCGGACGAAATACAAGAACTTGAAGTACGACTACAAGACGGCCAAAAGCGCTCACGCCGCCGGGGGCAGCGGCGCAGGGGGCCCGGGGAAGTACATGAAGTTTTTCGACGAGGTCGAAGCCATCCTGCTGGACCGCGGACTGGAGAACGGGACCGTGGAAATGCAGAGGAGGTTGTACACGGAAGAAATGGCGGCATGCATGCTAAAAGCGCCGGGAGCCCACACAGGACAGGGGCCACCCTCGGAGGGTGAGGTCGTCATAGAAATTGATGATGGTATGTATTCAGTCCACAATGCAAGTAGAGGTTTTGGATTAAAGGCaaggaaatcattttttttttctattttttcagATGACAACAGCGACGATTATGACATTGATGGAGACGTGGAAACAAAATGGAAAGGAGCAg ATGCCCGTCTACTGCACGCAGATTCGTCCAGCTCCGACCAGCTTAATGTGGTCACGGTGTCGGACACGGGACGGAACTGGAGCGACCAAGAGGTGCAGGCGCTGATTCAAGTCTGGTCCGACGAGCGCATATGCAGGCAGCTGGAGAGCTCCACCAGGAAGAGGGACATCTTCGTCCAGATCTCCAAGAGGTTGCTGCAACAAGGGATAGAGCGCGACTGGAAACAGTGCCACACCAAGTACAAAAACCTCAAGTACCTTTACCGATCCCTCCAAAGGGGCAAGACTGACGAAGTTGACCCCAGACGCCTCATGAGGTTCTACGACGAAGTGGATTCCATTATGAGCCAGATCAAAAGTAGCTCACCGCGTGACATTGGTGGTGCCGACTCTGCAGACTCGAGCAGACTCACGGTGCTGGAAGGTTTTGAGGAGAACAAGCATTTAAGTAGCTTTCTGACCAAGGCAACCGTCGGGACGGCAGCGACGGGAGACGTGGAGGAAAGGACGATCAGCTGCGATTCGTCCGTAGCCCGCGACGTATCAAACACCGGCGACTTGAGGCAGCGTTGTTTGGATCGACACCACAGACTGAGTA GCGCTTCTGAAACAAGGCCAGAAATAGTGGACACTTGCTCAGCAGGCAGAGGAATGAAGAGGAAAGCCGTGGATCCAG ACCCCACGCTCCAGACGCCAGTAAAAAGACTGGACATTGGCCCTGACTTTGCTTGTAAAGGGGCGGGCCAGGTCAAAGAAGAACCTGGTCACTTCCCAATAATCAATTCCGTCTGTTCAATGGCCACCCCTAACCTATCCCCAGAGAGACAGGTAATACCTGCTAACGCTgtgaaaactgaagaaacacTCCTTCCTCAGGTTGTAGGAATGCAGATGTGCT CGACACAGCCGAAGACCCCGCACTCCTCCCCGATACCGTTCTCCTCGAACTCCATCCCGCCGACGTCGTCTGCCCCCGGTCCTCCG GAGGACTGCTCAAGACCGATCAGCGCCATGGCCTCCACACCAG AGTTGAACATCGGCAAGAAGCTCAATGAGGGAAAGACGAAGCAGATCTTCGAGCTCGTGGACCAGCCGggactggtcctggtccagtcCAAGGACCAGATCACGGCGGGGAATGCTGTGAGGAAGGATCAGATGGAGGGAAAGGCTGCCATCGCCAACAAAACGACGAGCAGCGTCTTCCAGCTTCTGCAGGAATCTG GAATTAAGACGGCCTTTGTGAAGCAGCACTCGGACACGGCCTTCATCGCGGCCCATTGTGAGATGATTCCCATTGAGTGGGTGTGTCGGAGAGTGGCGACCGGGTCCTTCCTCAAGAGGAACCCAGGAGTCAAGGAAGGCTACCGCTTCTCGCCCCTGAAGATGGAGATGTTCTTTAAA GATGATGCCAATAATGACCCCCAGTggtcagaggagcagctgctggaggcCAAATTCTCTCTGGCTGGGCTCACCATCGGCCAGTGCGAGGTGGACATCATGAACCGGAGCACTGTGGCCATCTTTGAGATTCTGGAGAAGGCCTGGGCCACTCAGAACTGCACCCTGGTGGATATGAAG ATCGAGTTCGGCGTCAATGTGAAAACTCAAGAGATCGTCCTTGCTGATGTGATCGACAATGATTCGTGGAGGCTGTGGCCCGCTGGCGATCGCAGCCAGCAGAAAGATAAGCAG GtgtacagagacttgaaagaaGTTACCCCTGAGGCAATGCAGATGGTGAAGAGAAACTTTGAATGGGTCTCTGAAAGGGTCAAG CTGCTGCTGGAGTCCCAGGCTAGCGGCAGGGTGGTGGTCCTGATGGGCTCCACCTCGGACATGGCCCACTGTGAAAAAATCAGGAAGGCCTGCACCTCCTACGGGATCTCCTGCATCCTGAGGGTCACCTCTGCACACAAGGGTCCAGATGAGACCCTCCGCATCAAAGCAGAATATGAAG GCGACGGCGTACCCACTGTGTTTGTGGCAGTGGCTGGAAGAAGTAACGGTCTCGGTCCGGTCATGTCCGGAAACACCGCTTATCCTGTCATCAACTGCCCTCCTCTCACTCCAGACTGGGGTGCACAAGATGTCTGGTCATCCCTCCGCATGCCAAGCG GTCTCGGATGCTCCACGATCCTCTCCCCTGAGGCCGCCGCCCAGTTCGCGGCCCAGATTTTCGGCCTGACCGACCACCTGGTGTGGTGCAAGCTGAGAGCCTCCATGCTCAACACCTGGGTGTCCCTCAAGCTGGCCGACAAAAAGCTGCAGGCCTGCAGCCTCTGA